A portion of the Algisphaera agarilytica genome contains these proteins:
- a CDS encoding metallophosphoesterase family protein codes for MSAPAGRIVILSDTHLANPGRGAGSAAALRTLWEGTSEVIFNGDVAEIADEKLRGPAARQVLELIDLAEADGVKLTFISGNHDPLLTDRRYLRLANREIFVTHGDILHPAISPWTDHAKHLQALHADAVLSLDPEKARDIDHQLAACQHASVVQWDHFVTQPHSHEDANALRRGLERFGLGRKVNRRSSQGVKVAKALYYWYTIPRRAMGFARRFAPESRFFIFGHIHRAGIWHDDKPLTIGNDVVVPDGGRYIINTGAYQTPRNPRAVVIDGGELSVWPVKYNLKGHRFGEKPLAQYTLNNPAVPARHDGLDDDVTIVAA; via the coding sequence ATGAGTGCGCCCGCTGGACGGATCGTGATCCTGTCGGACACCCACTTGGCCAACCCCGGCCGAGGTGCGGGGTCGGCGGCGGCGCTGCGCACGCTCTGGGAGGGCACCAGCGAGGTGATCTTCAACGGCGACGTCGCGGAGATCGCCGACGAAAAACTGCGCGGCCCCGCGGCACGGCAGGTCCTGGAGCTGATCGACCTCGCCGAGGCGGACGGCGTCAAGCTCACGTTCATCTCCGGCAACCACGACCCGCTGCTGACCGACCGGCGATACCTCCGCCTGGCCAACCGCGAAATCTTCGTCACCCACGGCGACATCCTGCACCCGGCCATCTCGCCCTGGACCGACCACGCCAAGCACCTCCAGGCCCTGCACGCCGACGCGGTGCTCTCGCTCGACCCCGAGAAGGCCCGGGACATCGACCACCAGCTCGCCGCGTGTCAGCACGCCTCGGTGGTGCAGTGGGACCACTTCGTGACCCAGCCGCATTCACATGAAGACGCTAACGCGTTGCGTCGCGGGCTCGAACGCTTCGGGCTCGGCCGGAAGGTCAATCGGCGGTCGTCGCAGGGCGTCAAGGTCGCCAAGGCGTTGTACTACTGGTACACGATCCCCCGCCGGGCGATGGGCTTTGCCCGACGCTTCGCCCCCGAGTCGCGGTTCTTCATCTTCGGCCACATCCACCGCGCGGGTATCTGGCACGACGACAAACCCCTGACCATCGGCAACGACGTGGTGGTCCCCGATGGCGGGCGCTACATCATCAACACCGGTGCCTACCAGACGCCACGCAACCCGCGGGCCGTGGTCATCGATGGCGGTGAGCTCAGCGTCTGGCCGGTGAAATACAACCTTAAAGGCCACCGCTTCGGTGAGAAGCCGTTGGCGCAATACACGCTGAATAACCCCGCGGTCCCCGCCCGTCACGATGGGCTGGACGACGACGTTACCATCGTCGCGGCGTGA